A window from Lampris incognitus isolate fLamInc1 chromosome 5, fLamInc1.hap2, whole genome shotgun sequence encodes these proteins:
- the LOC130112371 gene encoding trypsin I-P1-like, producing MAWLILLLLSLWADVTLGGVEKRIIGGHDCGKDERKFHVRLSIGGQLECGGSLISDKWVLTAAHCWLKVNDQRSLEAEPGVHPSGGTRQTIAEHKIYMEGTNKHDIMLLKLSTAVTGIAPVDLPDCTKSVVPDPKNPQTSGGVKVQVAGYANYVGKPGEVKADIPQHLPATLQCVDMETVACDDDTVQGFVRRLLCGKTSGGVDTCPGDSGGGVVYDKKIYGVHSGSGTAICSSPADFMDVCRYLDWIKTTIQG from the exons ATGGCTTGGCTGATACTTCTTCTCCTGTCGCTATGGGCTG ATGTCACTTTGGGAGGTGTGGAGAAAAGGATCATTGGAGGTCATGACTGTGGAAAAGATGAACGGAAGTTTCATGTCCGTCTGAGCATAGGTGGCCAACTTGAATGTGGTGGATCTCTGATCAGTGATAAGTGGGTTCTAACTGCAGCTCACTGCTGGCTTAAAGTGAATGATCAGAG GAGTCTTGAAGCAGAACCAGGAGTACATCCATCTGGTGGCACAAGACAAACGATAGCAGAACACAAGATATATATGGAAGGTACAAATAAACATGACATCATGCTGCTGAAGCTGTCGACAGCTGTGACAGGGATTGCACCAGTGGATCTACCCGACTGTACGAAGAGTGTTGTACCTGACCCAAAGAA TCCTCAAACCAGCGGTGGGGTCAAAGTTCAGGTCGCTGGCTACGCTAACTATGTTGGAAAACCTGGAGAGGTAAAAGCAG ACATCCCACAACACCTCCCTGCCACCCTGCAGTGTGTCGACATGGAAACGGTTGCGTGTGACGACGATACTGTTCAGGGTTTCGTGCGGCGCCTTTTGTGCGGCAAAACATCAGGTGGAGTTGATACCTGTCCG GGGGATTCTGGTGGAGGGGTGGTGTACGACAAGAAGATTTATGGTGTCCACAGCGGGAGTGGGACGGCGATCTGTAGTTCACCAGCCGACTTCATGGATGTCTGCAGGTACTTGGATTGGATCAAGACAACTATCCAGGGTTAA